A stretch of DNA from Cryptomeria japonica chromosome 4, Sugi_1.0, whole genome shotgun sequence:
CAACCaccacaacaactcggattactagaatcatTATCATCTTTCTAACGAAGCACAAGAACATCAACACAACTGACTATCAAACTAAAATATTtgcttgcagacctccaaatcatgaaccacttgaactcAAGACACACATCAATGACCAAAACACAACCCAcacatccacaaccaaagatatagcaatttCAGAGCAATACATGACACAAACCTAaataccgaataacacgaacaaTTACATAACATCCTCAATAacggatctcataacttgatcaaatcattatGTGGACCTCTACAAATgagaatgaaccatctacagacaatatatcagaaaccctttaaaccacatcatctcatctgcaacacacaaggtaaaccaactcatccaataaaactacaacattggaatacacaaaaaaatttccaacaatctcctcattgaAAATATCCACatatgttgagatcaatgacaacatatcggCCAATATACAACAAAAGATTCGGTTTCCTTTCCCTCAGAAGCAATGATATCTTCTTCTAGCACATCATTACTTTTATCACTACTTCCCTCAAAATAACAATGGGCAAAAGACTGAGACTTCTCAAGAAATTAGATGATCTGTTAATCATCATTGAACACTTACTAATGATCCACGTTGTTAGGAACACTATGTCAATATATGACCTCTATTTGAAAGTATTTGTCTACAAAATCTGGATGTGGCAAGAGTAATGAAGTTGAGACGGCTAGTGAGTCAACTCTAGTATTTTGACTTCTTGGGACATACTCAATGGAAAAAGCATCAAACATTTCAATACAGTCCCAAACCCTACTTCTGTTATATTTTAGTCAGCCATTTTTTTACAGTATACACTTTCCTAGCTTGTTTCACAACCAATTTAGCATCCCTTATGGCTCTCAATTGTCTAATACCCTTTTCTCTGGCTAGGCCTAGACCGAGTAACAAATCTTTATACTCTGCTGTATTATTGTTATTAGCAAATTCCAATTTAAAGACAAAAGGGAATTTGTAACCATCTAGTGACACCAGAACTACCCCTACTCCTGACCCAACATTAGCACAACTTCTATCAAATTCTAATGTCCATAGCTCATTCACCAAGTCAGGGCTGATTTGATTTGAGCTCTTATTTTGAGTGGAAGAACACATGTAAGTGCCAGACCCAGTGTCCACTAACAAAATGTTTTCTCTAGGATCTCCGGACATACGTATTTTGAACTTGGCCTTAGGTTTGGGGTTCAAGCGTATCTTTTTCCCTTCTAATGAAATTAGGGCATGAGACCAATCCATTTTCATTTCGCCTCCCAAGTCTTTGCAAAAATTTttactcaagagcatcccataggTGGCAGGAATATCAGCTACCAATATGGTCAACTTCAATCTCTTTTTGGGAAAAATAACAAAGGCTACTTATGCATCTTTGATCTGTCCTACAATAGGGACTGCAGAACCATCCATGGAATAACATTTACCCTGGGAGGAATTGATAAACAATCCTAAGGCTTGCACTACTTGTGTAGGCATAACATTTTTTGAAGCCCAAGAATCAATAATACAATTACTTAATCTAAACCCAACAATGAATAAGGACACATAGAAGGGTTCTGGTTTAGCAATGAGGTCTTGCGAGCTATAAGGTTCACTTTTAGAGTTTGAACAAATCTATTCTTCAACACAAACTTCATTTTCACAGGAAAATTGGGAATTACATTGGGGTGATAAGGTTCCTATTGATCGCTAAAAAATGCTTCTAtgaaaacaaccttatgggaaactcagtgatgggggacctgcgCATGTTCACTGAGTgacctctaggattttagaagcTGACTCTTCATACATGAAGGGGAGAAAAAGGGAGGAATAAAAACTTAAAACAAAGTTACTCTATAACGATGCACTTAAATGGTTTTATTACACTATAAGCACAAAGAAACTTCACAACATGCAGCTCtgaagcccattcaacaatctaaatgcccagaaaatcaagattgaaataTAAACAACAACCCATTTAACATAAAGCAATAGATGCCATTCTTCCACTAGATAACAAGTTCAAAAGACAGTTTAATCTGCAAAGTTTTACAATATATATTCCTGAAGTTATATAGAATTACAAGATGCATAGAAAAATATTCATGCACACTGAAAATAGTGATCACATAGGCCGAAGGAACAATCTGATTATCACAGTTTCAGGAatacaataaaaaattaaagacgtAATTCACCAAGCGACTGTCTATATTTTTCCTCTAAAAAAGTCCGAACCCTTACAAAAGCAAAAAGATACATTTATATAATCATGAAACAATGACCTGATGgagaaaatagagagagaaaaaCCATATGTACCACTAGCAGTACCATTAGCAACTATGAAACTACTTGATGAGGAGATGGATAACAACTTCAGCTTTTAACCCAACTTCCATCGAATCTCCTAACGATCAGATCAAAATGGGAGAATTCGTAACCATTTTTGAACCACATATTATTAGTGACAAACGCCCCATCATCTCAAAACGCATGCCAAGGCCATCCAAAGATATTTATAAGCAAAATGTGGTAGGAGGAGGGAGCGGTCTGGGAAATTAACGAAACTATACAAGGTGCCTCGCGAGGAACTTCGACGttgcaaaatgcaatttttttataaaaaatatgggCCCACCAAAAGGGAGAGAAAAAAGTGACCCGCCATGCGTCAGTCTCTCGCAACTTCCTATCAAAGGGAAAAGAGAAACTAAAAAAAATAGAGTTGTTCCGCCACATGGAAAATGTGAGGATGCAAAATTAAAACTTCGATCGATGGAAAAATAAAAACCAGCTCCCTGAAAGGGTAGAGTGGATGAAAGTCTACATTTCTTGGTGATTTCTGGGAAAATATTGCTCGTGGGATGCTGATACCCAAAATCCTGGTTCGTGGACCAAAACTATGCCTCTGGCTTGAAAATCTTGTCGAAAAGCTGCCACAGGGGAGACCAATCATCTTCGGACAGGATTGCCTGAGCCTTGAGAGCTTGAAAAATTTCGATCTAGCTCACTGACATCCTTGAAAGGAATCAAATTTGAACCTTTATGAGTTAACTCAAGAATGGTGAGGAGTTTGGCCAAAGGATGAAATAAAGTCTCAAAATCATCTACCCCAGGAGGGTTTCTCAGAGTTTGTAGGGATGACTGATCTTGCTGCTTTTGCACAATCAGCCTTGAGAGCTTCTTAACTTCCATGACTGAACCATCTAGAAGAAAAGGGGAGGGTAGCCCGAGCTTTACAAAACCTTCAAGGCATTATGTAACAAAGATGATGGAGTCCTTTAAAGATGACATACTTGAAGCACCTTGTTTGGCcatcttgttgtagttgatgaaacAATTAGTCCTTTGAATTACTTCTTCAGACTTTGTGATTCCCACTATAGTTAACCCTTGGGAAGAAGCAACCTAAAGCCAATCAATTAACTTCTGAGCGTCAAAGACTTTAGGGGCTGATGCCTGCATGGCGTGCTCAATGAAAGGGTCAACCTTAGCGCACAAACCATGAGAAACTATCAAGAAGCTCAGAGCTagttccaagaatggaacaaattGCTTTATCTTTTCCCAATACACATCATGAAGCCCCTAAACTAGATAGGTGAAGTATGCGGGAGGAACGGGCTAGGAATTTGATGGTTTTGAAAGTAGTTCCACCTCAACCTCTTTGGATTCCAACCTCTCGTGCATTTCTTTCAAATCCTTTGCTTGTTTTGCTACTTGATGCCTGTAGCACTACTATTCTAGTCTATTTATCCTATGCTTCTTCCTACAGTCACTTGTTTTCTGCCTGTTGATTCTCAAAAGCTTCTTTAGACTCATGAAGCTCATTTGCAGATCGAGTCTTCAAAATCTGGAGATCCTGCAAAGCTTTGTCTTTTGCGACTCTTTCTGCTGCGAGAAGGTTCTGAATGCTAACTAattgttgatgttatttttctttctttgcaatAACTTCATGCAATTGAGCTTGAACCTAAGCCATCTTTGAAGAAGTGTCTTTTACATGAAATAATTCCTATGTTTTATCATATAATTCTTTGATTACTATGTTTTTAGCAGACTACTCTACTCGTAGCTAGCCCTTAGAGACCTTTAACGCATTCTAGAGCTTGTCTTTCTCACTCTTTTCCTGAAGTATCATAGATTGCAGTCAAGTCATCTCTATTTCTCTAGCCTTTCCTTCTTTCATCACTTGCTCATTTGTATCTTTCACTCTTTCTAGGTCAACTGTGAACTTCTCTAGGTGGTGGGTACGCTTCAAATAGTCTAGGAGACTACCTTTTGTGATTCCTCCATGATTTCCACCCTGTCCTCTAGTCAGGATCTTCTTAGATTGATGCCAATAGCATGCATTGAATAATCCTCGGGCTACATTTGATTGGTTGGCTTGACAACATTTGGTGTCATGGCCGCAAACAATAAATTCTGCTGATCTCCCCTGAAGACGGTCTGGATGTAGGACTTTGTAGGCTTTTTGGAATCTTTAACCTTCATTTTGTGCCCTCTAAGGTCGGGTGAGATTGGCAAAATCCACATACTACAAGAACTCTGATGGGGAAGGGATCATTTGACCTACAAAAGGAGCTCCTAGAGGTGGGATGAAAGGAGCAGGAGTCATGCTATCTTGAAATTGGGTTGGAGTGGTCAAAGAAAGGGTGTTTGGAGAAAAAGGAGGGATCCCAAGGATAAAACAAGCAAATGAGGAGAACAAAAATCTGATGCTGGATGAGGTGATGGACGTATGACTTGCAAACCCGAGGACATACGATACAAAAGATATCTTAGTTGACTAACTCAGGGTATGAGCAGATCGGGTCAAGCTAGCTATAGTACTGAAAGTGGCGATGCTAGGTAGGGAAGGCATAGATGGACTAGCAAAGACTAAGACTGATGGGTCTGTAAGGATGACACAGATGACATGATAGTATCAGGATTACTTAGTGTAATAGAATGCTAAGTTGAAGACAACGCTGACACAAAAACCAGAGAATGAGAAGAAAAAAGAAGGGTAGAAAATAGTACATGTGCTAGAGATGTTGTCGATGTAAGCGGGTCTTGCGTTGATACAAGAACCTGAGCCTGAGAACTCTTGGGAACACTAGaagtgttcttcttcttcttttgagaggtTGTGACTTCTTCTAGAGAAACTTGTTGCGTTGGGGTCTGACTTGGTCATTTTCTCATTGCCTGAGATCAAGGCCTTCCGAAAGGCTTCTTTATAGAGTGAAAAGTGGTCTCAGGCACGAGGCCTGGGGCAATGATCTTGATTTGCTTTCCTTTTCCTCCAGACACATCAAATGCTTCTGCAATAGCTCCTTCATCAATGCAGCTCGAAGGAGGATCATAATCTTCCTTAGTGTCACTATTATATTTCCGCtattcttcttctaaagtctcatcACTAGGGAGATTTCCCAATCCAATTTTGGTTTCCTTGATTTCTTGCCTATATACCCAAAAGTTATGTCTTTTGTTCTCAGACCAACCATCTTCcttcatttttctatataaagggaGTGGCAATTTTTTGGctggttcaaatttttcttttacttTGTAAAAAGATAACTAAGGCAACTTTTTTTCCTTGGGGATGAGATGCAAATTTTCATATAACACCGGATTATCCTCCTAAGGATTTCTCCATGAATCCGAGATGGGGCTGCGTGGTACATGCATTACAACATTCTTTCTTGAGGTGAGGCATCCGTTTGGGTCATAACTCCATTTTTCATTAATATTAACAAGGCCTAGTTGAACTAGCTTTGAGGTAAGCACACCCTTTGCACTAAGTCTTTTAGAGACAACAATGGGTCCAATTATCCTATTTTCTTTGAATATGGCAACCGCATGCCTCCCTACACCTATGCATTGCTCAATAATAACTAGTTTCCTTAACATCTCTAGGGCCAAAGTGTAATTTGTAACAAACTGCGGGAGGCGAAAGGGCTCCTCAGTGAACCCATGAGTTCTGATGAAAGAAAAGTTTGGCCCTAGATACCAATCACACAGGAGAAAATTAGATGTCATCCATGCAATTTGTGTGTTTGAAAAATGGGTGATTGAATTGTATCTGCCTTACTCAAATCCTGCATTGAAGGGGCTAAGAAGGAATTTGAAAATGTATAGGCATCATGTGTGGCAGACAACAAATGGGTCCATACTCTTACAGGGTTCATTCTATTTTGGCTATCAAAGATTGACAACTCCATGGATTCCTTAAAAAAGTTAGGATTTTGGTGCAGAAACATGTGGATGAGGAAATAAGTATACCTGAACTTGTGTTTCTTTTTGAAATTCATCAACTGCCCCACTGTATCATGCACTAGGATATCCGCGAAGTCAAACTAAAAAGCTTCTTTTTTCTTGCGGAACTTAAACAAGAAACCCATCTGAAATGTGTAAATATTTTGATCATCATCCTGACCAAAAACATATGCCAACATGGATGCAATGTCCTTCACATCCCGTGGTTTGAGATCACTGTAAGGAAATGGGAATCGTGGGATCTCGACGAACTCCAGGCCCCTTTGCATTATGTCGTTATAGAAACTGACAACAATGTCTCTGTTCTTCCAATAACCCTCTAGGGCCCCTTTTGTTGAAAACCGCCATATTTCTATCAACTTGAGGGATACACAACATATCCCTGACGGTTTCTACACTAATCACTACTCTTAGTTATTCTCCTTCAATTATTGACAGGTTTGGGGTAAAATTATTAGCACATGCATAGATGACATTAGGGCAATGAGGCACCATATATTGCGGGAGACTAGAGTGCCAAAGCTAAAAGGTAGACCTATTGGAACCACTCTTCTTCCATCTCTGATAGGCGGCCTCTCGGAGGATCTTCAGCTGAACATGGAGGTCTGGATCAAAAACATCTTCAAATCTATTTATAACCATGACAGTGTCTTTGATAGGGCCTTTTATCATCACCTTAGTGTATGGACGCTCAGGCTTTGGAGGCATGACATGTGCAACAAAAGACACATCCCCCAAAAATCCACATATTGGCTATTGAAAGAGGTACCAGAAGTTCCTACGGATGATGCCACTCTATTTTGCTTTCTTAAAATTTAACACTTAGGCTGAAAAACTTTGTTCTTGTTTTATCTTACTGTTGCATGCGTGTTTTATCCTTGATAAAACCTATTCACGAGGAAGGGTTCCTTGAAAATCAAACTGAATGGTACGTTAACCAAGAGTTAACTTGGTGAAGTGGCCAACTTACACATACATACAAAATTAATTTGTGTGCTATGTGCACTACTGCCAGCTCACTGGATAGTGAGGCGATCATGTCCTTTACCACCTTCATTTGAAAGCTTTTGTACTTGACGGTACAACATCCTTGGTAGAAGGTCTCCACAACCTATGCATATTTATGAAGACCTGCTGAACATATATACACAAGAGATTACTAAAGATCTTCCGCTAAAGGAAATATTATGGATAGACGCGTGGCGACAACTCGTGGTTTGCACATCCTCCAAAAAGACAATGTAGGAAGGATGATTAAAGGCTAATCTATGTGAAAATAAATACCATTAATGCCAACTTTTGTTAATGACTGAGCCATTGATATTGATTTAGGTGTAATATTTCTATAAATACCACTTGAGAAAGCCATTGTGATCATATTGCAAATCAGGCCTTAGTGGTTTAAAATAGGAGTAAGCCGATGCATAGGATAGAAGTAACAAATACTCCTATTAAACTAGTGAGCACAGGCAGTCAACTTGCCTTCTTATGAAATATCTCAGAACATTGTCTGTAACTAATGAGGACCCATAGCAACCCTATAGTCATAGATGCCATCAAATGGGTCTTAGGAGATGATTTTGTAGGCTCTGAGGATCGATACTGTGTAAACACAGATATCACCTCCCGTTTTGTCACCTCCCTGCTGGATATTGGCCTGTCCAAACACCTTGCCGTACAACTTACTGACCTGATTTTTCTTGAGAAATATCTGGGTGGGTTGGAGGAGGTGGTTGCCTTTGCAGACCCCATTCGGGGCATCGCTACTACCTCAAACCTGAGGCGTTATATAGATCATGGTGAGGTAGTTCCATGGCTGCCCTTTGTCTCTTATTTTAAAACCATGTTGATAATGACACACCACTACCGAGTGTGGCGAGCGACTGATTTCTTGCTGAAGATCCACATCTTGGTCAAAGTAGAAGGGGTAACGTAGTATTCAGACTTTTGGGACTATATTTTCTCGAGAATCTTGACCCCGGAGGATCCTCCCATCCTTTAAGTCATTTTGTAATTCTCAAACTCGGACTCAGATTTTGAGGAGGAGTTCAAAGAAGAGGAAGATGATGATGACAAAGATGACGATGTTGATGAGGAGGAGCTTGAAgaggatgaagatgacaatgaagaataATCAAGCCCTTCCTCTGCAACAACTTTCCTTCTATTTTTTATCTTGCTCAGATGATACAATGGCCTAAGAGCCTTTTGAATGCAGATATGTAAAGAAaccatatatataatataaaagacATTTTATTTTCAGCTTACATGGCTTCTTTGACTCAGAATGTTTGtcatctctttctttt
This window harbors:
- the LOC131076224 gene encoding acidic leucine-rich nuclear phosphoprotein 32-related protein 1-like, giving the protein MRTHSNPIVIDAIKWVLGDDFVGSEDRYCVNTDITSRFVTSLLDIGLSKHLAVQLTDLIFLEKYLGGLEEVVAFADPIRGIATTSNLRRYIDHDFEEEFKEEEDDDDKDDDVDEEELEEDEDDNEE